The following proteins are encoded in a genomic region of Brachypodium distachyon strain Bd21 chromosome 1, Brachypodium_distachyon_v3.0, whole genome shotgun sequence:
- the LOC100825357 gene encoding protein TIME FOR COFFEE: MERIREARRAGVSMAGGPPPPPRRRLRSNGGGSGNGGGPRDSPRSERRRGERMMLNGTGGGRDDGDDTSDESLGDDDDDADEELAASAPRYPPVQRRSPSTAPPPSPPQPSGGGHHHSSGSSGGGGYHNNNHHHHGQSQMQRKGGSNPKSPIVWKAADEMIGVPVPRKARSASTKRSSHEWTAPGGGNGGGGAGDSSQIQRPSSRPISPASASATAPIRKKLKSVGGGGSSGGSGTVPKQRPTPASAPSAAPQPPPAKITKSPSFIQEEIEVAEVLFGLTRQFPAPSKQENSNHKPEPRDASEPKSGNSSPAPSSSAVRPSDSSSLIAAAPKRKRPRLLKYDIENRPASPAKPDSAEPSSRPETLPPTRSDGKASVSAVADSGGSTTAAAQPETSREPEKREDPRSRDPELRAGESDRRDHRPESRAEPAAAPGKPEGEAAPPLGSESRNGEATTATRSELASDGARQEKLKFSIDLMAPPPGKLSPDRDGASDPDADKKGLDAEMDMVGRGNSEKNDGARTRRGLEINLEEDRVQRTPADELAPKKLTLQLDLEKPSLGDENSPSERRQPPLQQQHKSTKSDLKHEKSPLPAVSPPMPMAVGGWMGSFPPFGYLGPVPGLSAPGLHHPMEVKPGTSAGLQHAALLPPAPVRPKRCATHCYIAQQIQYNQRLSKMNSFWPPTAAAARSAPFFGPRGPFNMGVVPPAEAASLMVNPMQGSYPVRAHAPVQETKAPSMAAAPFQGILSKDKVASSSAAVAESNQRKQNPAHETQQSSPMPNMMQGPAFIFPFNQQHAAAVAAATAANRMGDAKSSGLSNVMPPSANAHTSAAHPGAPALNLSFANLQAPDAQFLAILQNSYPFQVAGGPPSYRGMAPPGPGVPFFNGHVYSHMLHPPQQQGAQQQNHPKNPMPSLSTSSQKHQSQQSQGLLGYAPNANAAAAAVASNSQSYTSGNHRPVLLHGLAHRQDTDKTLQDGQSSDDKSSHHQPNFAVPVHLPNFQLMPAAGNQSEKKSNDHHHQQQQQPATSRGQGVRIDLASSQPYVNVMPYGSIGAPGSAPTGLDFSSLAQNHALFQSHQEAGRHGYPQLNFAAAQSLQAAQHKAQHQITAEAKSAAADSSSTPSAGDSERKKSASAKYPGDPQQHALSFSRPENKSFMHPFLSGSNNESSRTLSLIGAESSNAFGLGSKSAGASTPATSSAAAQSMPIISQQQQQQQHQHQQHLQQQQQHHHQQQQLQQQHQQQQLQQQQQQQQQQQQQNMLQLQKQQQQQQQLFQHHQANSRPRSAAPSNAGGYSDRLNVTNFQNLMYPSSAAQGGVPGQSPQLKGSSMRVSAPPAAASVTAASPPSNLIMMKNGGLHQQQQAKALQALSSPNHPSQSSLSMSSSKMGPSLANLSTGGAGDLSRSSNAPVASGSPSNSVSKSTGSPPASGSAKGGQPGVQLSSPQQQSAKNSASTSGSKSTPTNHYSSMPMPSILGQQPNMANSSSKQQSHVPSLKQQPFPQGHFFISNTYAPQGPHVNSGVGGGLYQKRSSEKAQQHSPHQQNSASSAMLSLSSGSMSMSTAAIPADAGKALAAAAASNTMKTLHPTPGSFMHLTTAGQSASGSPHSHMSAAQLSFGAMPMPVKPTSDQKPAAGK, from the exons ccgACGAGGAGCTCGCGGCGTCCGCGCCGAGGTACCCGCCCGTGCAGCGGCGGTCGCCGAGCaccgcgcctccgccgtctccaCCGCAGCCCAGCGGCGGAGGGCACCAccacagcagcggcagcagcggcggtggcggttaccacaacaacaaccaccaccaccatggccAGTCGCAGATGCAGCGGAAGGGGGGCTCCAATCCGAAGAGCCCCATCGTGTGGAAGGCTGCCGACGAAATGATCGGCGTGCCAGTTCCGAGGAAGGCCCGCTCAG CTTCTACGAAGAGGTCTTCGCATGAGTGGACAGCCCCCGGTGGTGGaaacggcggaggcggcgctggagaCAGTTCGCAGATCCAGCGGCCTTCTTCAAGGCCGATCTCGCCAGCTTCCGCATCGGCCACCGCCCCTATTCGGAAAAAGCTG AAATCCGTTGGTGGCGGTGGTAGCAGCGGCGGTTCTGGTACAGTACCGAAGCAGCGGCCGACGCCGGCCTCAGCACCTTCGGCAGCCCCTCAGCCGCCGCCAGCAAAGATTACCAAGTCGCCATCGTTCATTCAGGAGGAGATCGAGGTCGCCGAGGTGCTATTTGGTTTGACTCGGCAGTTCCCTGCCCCATCCAAGCAGGAGAACTCCAACCACAAGCCGGAGCCAAGGGACGCCTCGGAGCCCAAATCCGGGAACTCCTCGCCGgctccatcttcttctgcCGTCCGGCCGTCAGATTCATCCTCCCTTATCGCTGCAG CGCCAAAGAGGAAGCGACCGCGTCTCCTCAAGTACGACATCGAAAACCGTCCGGCGAGCCCAGCGAAACCGGACTCGGCAGAACCATCTTCTAGGCCGGAGACGCTTCCTCCAACGAGATCAGATGGAAAGGCGTCGGTGTCGGCTGTGGCCGACAGTGGCGGCAGCACCACAGCCGCTGCCCAGCCTGAGACTTCCCGGGAGCCAGAGAAGAGGGAGGACCCCAGAAGCAGAGATCCAGAGCTGCGGGCCGGCGAATCAGATCGACGGGATCACAGGCCGGAGAGCAGGGCTGAGCCGGCCGCGGCACCAGGCAAGCCggagggcgaggcggcgccgccgcttggCTCCGAGTCCAGAAATGGTGAAGCCACCACCGCGACAAGGAG TGAGCTGGCATCTGATGGCGCTCGGCAAGAAAAGTTAAAGTTTTCCATTGATCTCATG gctccccctcctgggaAGCTATCTCCTGATAGAGATGGCGCTTCCGACCCTGATGCGGATAAGAAGGGATTGGATGCTGAGATGGACATG GTCGGGCGGGGAAATTCAGAAAAGAATGATGGCGCGAGGACTCGGAGAGGGCTGGAGATCAACCTGGAGGAAGATAGGGTACAGAGGACTCCGGCAGATGAGCTCGCTCCAAAGAAGCTCACGCTGCAGCTGGATTTGGAGAAGCCCAGCCTCGGTGACGAAAATTCGCCATCCGAGCGACGGCAGCCAccattgcagcagcagcacaaatCCACGAAGTCCGATTTAAAGCATGAAAAATCCC CTCTACCTGCTGTTTCGCCACCAATGCCAATGGCTGTTGGTGGCTGGATGGGGAGTTTCCCACCTTTTGG TTACCTTGGTCCGGTTCCGGGACTATCGGCTCctgggcttcatcatcctatGGAGGTCAAGCCGGGGACTTCTGCTGGATTACAG CATGCTGCATTGCTTCCTCCGGCTCCTGTCCGCCCCAAGCGCTGCGCTACACATTGTTACATCGCGCAGCAGATCCAATACAACCAGCGACTTTCAAAGATGAACTCTTTCTGGCCCCCAACAGCTGCTGCGGCAAGATCCGCGCCATTCTTTGGTCCAAGAGGACCATTCAACATGGGCGTTGTGCCACCCGCAGAGGCTGCATCCCTTATGGTGAACCCAATGCAGGGGAGCTACCCTGTCAGGGCCCACGCCCCAGTGCAAGAAACTAAGGCTCCTTCAATGGCAGCCGCTCCATTCCAAGGGATCCTGTCGAAGGATAAGGTAGCATCCAGCAgtgctgctgttgctgagTCAAACCAAAGGAAGCAAAATCCAGCTCATGAAACGCAGCAGTCCTCCCCCATGCCAAACATGATG CAAGGGCCAGCATTCATCTTTCCATTCAACCAGCAACATGCTGCAGCAGTGGCTGCTGCAACTGCAGCCAATCGAATGGGAGATGCAAAATCTTCTGGACTCAGTAATGTGATGCCGCCGTCTGCCAACGCCCACACTTCAGCAGCACACCCTGGTGCCCCGGCCTTGAACTTGAGCTTTGCGAACCTGCAGGCACCTGATGCCCAGTTCTTAGCTATCTTACAGAATAGCTACCCATTCCAGGTTGCCGGAGGACCTCCGTCGTATCGAGGCATGGCACCACCAGGCCCAGGCGTACCATTTTTCAATGGGCATGTGTACTCTCATATGTTACACCCACCACAGCAGCAGGGTGCGCAGCAACAAAATCATCCGAAGAACCCAATGCCAAGCTTGTCTACTTCCTCTCAGAAGCATCAGTCACAACAATCTCAAGGGTTACTGGGATATGCACCGAATGcaaatgctgctgctgcagctgttGCCAGCAATTCCCAGAGCTATACTAGTGGCAACCATCGTCCTGTTCTACTGCATGGCCTTGCTCACCGCCAGGATACAGATAAGACTCTGCAAGATGGCCAATCTAGTGATGACAAGTCATCACACCATCAGCCTAATTTTGCTGTTCCAGTCCATCTTCCGAATTTTCAATTGATGCCAGCTGCTGGCAATCAGAGTGAAAAGAAATCGAAtgatcaccaccaccagcagcagcagcagccagcgaCGAGTCGGGGCCAGGGTGTACGAATTGATCTAGCTTCATCTCAGCCTTATGTGAATGTGATGCCATATGGTTCCATTGGTGCTCCTGGATCTGCACCAACTGGTCTTGACTTCTCTTCATTGGCCCAGAACCATGCACTCTTCCAGAGTCATCAAGAAGCAGGCAGGCATGGTTACCCTCAGCTCAATTTTGCTGCAGCCCAATCTCTTCAGGCTGCACAGCACAAGGCCCAGCATCAGATCACTGCAGAAGCTAAATCTGCTGCTGCAGATTCATCTTCTACGCCTAGTGCTGGAGATAGTGAGAGGAAGAAATCAGCGTCTGCAAAGTACCCGGGAGATCCACAGCAGCATGCTCTTTCCTTTTCCAGGCCAGAAAACAAGTCGTTTATGCACCCTTTCCTCAGTGGCAGCAATAATGAGAGCTCCCGCACTTTGAGCCTTATTGGGGCAGAATCTTCAAATGCCTTTGGTTTAGGTAGCAAATCTGCTGGTGCTTCTACTCCAGCAACTTCATCAGCTGCAGCCCAATCCATGCCAATCATttctcagcagcagcagcagcagcaacaccagcatcagcaacacctccagcagcaacaacaacaccatcaccagcagcagcaactccagcagcagcaccagcagcaacaacttcagcagcagcagcaacagcaacaacagcagcagcaacaaaatatgcttcagcttcagaagcagcagcagcagcagcagcaattgTTTCAACATCACCAGGCGAACTCTCGCCCCAGGTCTGCTGCACCTAGTAATGCTGGCGGATACTCGGATCGTCTGAATGTAACAAACTTTCAGAACTTAATGTATCCATCAAGTGCTGCCCAAGGTGGAGTTCCTGGTCAATCACCTCAGTTGAAGGGATCGTCAATGAGAGTGTCAGCCCCACCTGCAGCTGCATCTGTCACTGCTGCATCACCGCCATCTAATTTGATCATGATGAAGAACGGTGGTCTGCATCAGCAACAACAAGCAAAAGCTCTACAGGCTCTCTCCAGTCCTAATCATCCATCACAGAGCTCTCTAAGCATGAGTTCATCAAAGATGGGACCTTCTCTTGCTAATCTCTCTactggaggagcaggagatcTGTCTCGATCTTCGAATGCTCCTGTTGCTTCTGGTTCGCCATCGAATTCAGTCTCAAAAAGTACTGGTAGCCCACCCGCTTCTGGAAGTGCAAAGGGTGGCCAACCGGGTGTCCAATTGTCATCACCTCAACAGCAGTCAGCTAAGAACTCGGCTTCGACTTCTGGATCCAAGTCAACCCCTACAAATCATTACAGCAGTATGCCTATGCCATCAATCCTTGGCCAGCAGCCGAACATGGCTAATTCAAGCAGTAAGCAGCAGTCACATGTACCCTCATTGAAACAGCAGCCGTTTCCACAAGGTCACTTCTTCATCTCCAATACATACGCACCACAAGGTCCTCATGTAAATTCTGGTGTTGGTGGTGGTCTCTACCAAAAGCGTTCGTCTGAGAAGGCGCAGCAGCATTCTCCTCACCAGCAGAATTCTGCTTCGTCTGCAAtgctctccctctcttctgGTTCCATGTCAATGTCCACAGCTGCGATTCCAGCTGATGCCGGAAAGGCTCtcgctgcagctgctgccagCAATACCATGAAGACACTTCACCCTACTCCTGGCAGTTTTATGCACCTTACAACTGCAGGCCAATCTGCGAGTGGCTCGCCTCACTCTCACATGTCAGCGGCACAGTTGTCTTTTGGGGCAATGCCGATGCCTGTAAAGCCTACAAGTGATCAGAAACCTGCTGCTG GCAAGTAA